One segment of Belonocnema kinseyi isolate 2016_QV_RU_SX_M_011 chromosome 7, B_treatae_v1, whole genome shotgun sequence DNA contains the following:
- the LOC117176417 gene encoding pre-mRNA-splicing factor cwc22-like, with protein MGAAFCTFLQTFDIPFVPRKTFATFLNPRLKAFEQVYTVAEQVANSDLPKLSDSTTLPPQKQANRCMPPEYFTDSATLTERPERATTYSESPERATTCSERPQRARTRSERPEISTIRSEWPESPITCSEHPKSATLFSDGPKRAIACSESPKRATTCYKRPQRARTRSERPHISTTLSERPGSATSFYEQPKRATTCSESPQRAATCSKPPQRARTRSERPEISTMRSERSESAITCSEHPKSATLFPEGLKRATASSELPK; from the exons ATGGGCGCCGCGTTCTGTACATTTCTACAAACCTTCGACATTCCATTTGTACCTCGAAAAACTTTCGCGACCTTTTTAAATCCCAGATTAAAGGCTTTCGAGCAAGTTTATACTGTGGCCGAACAAGTCGCGAATAGCGACTTACCGAAGCTCTCTGATTCTACAACTCTTCCCCCACAAAAACAAGCCAATCGCTGCATGCCTCCAGAGTACTTCACTGATT CCGCTACGCTTACTGAGCGTCCGGAAAGAGCCACAACTTATTCTGAGAGTCCGGAAAGGGCCACAACTTGCTCTGAGCGCCCGCAAAGGGCCAGAACGCGTTCTGAGCGTCCGGAAATTTCCACAATTCGTTCTGAGTGGCCAGAAAGTCCCATAACGTGTTCTGAGCATCCGAAAAGTGCTACATTGTTTTCTGATGGTCCGAAAAGAGCAATAGCTTGTTCTGAGAGTCCAAAACGAGCCACAACGTGTTATAAGCGCCCGCAAAGAGCCCGAACGCGTTCTGAGCGTCCGCACATTTCCACAACGCTTTCTGAGCGACCGGGAAGTGCCACATCATTTTATGAGCAACCGAAAAGAGCCACAACCTGTTCTGAGAGTCCGCAAAGAGCCGCAACTTGTTCTAAGCCCCCGCAAAGAGCCAGAACGCGTTCGGAGCGTCCGGAAATTTCCACAATGCGTTCTGAGCGGTCAGAAAGTGCCATAACGTGTTCTGAGCATCCGAAAAGTGCTACATTGTTTCCTGAGGGTCTGAAAAGAGCAACAGCTTCTTCTGAGCTTCCAAAATGA